Proteins encoded together in one Candidatus Neomarinimicrobiota bacterium window:
- a CDS encoding trypsin-like serine protease, whose product MNWIKTTFIILVAISALPADGDIHSSRQTAIVRAIEKVSPSVASVNVTQLRNVRGRVFNDPFFDYFFPEKIYRSQQRVKGSGTGVLISPDGYIVTNFHVIENATEIIIKLTGGKEYEAEIIGTDRVTDLTLLKIEGNSFPYAELGNSDDLMIGEWVVALGNPFGLFDVNQQPTATAGIISAIDMDFGQVESGRIYQDMIQTDAAINPGNSGGPLVNVNGDVIGINSFIYTGSSISEGSVGIGFAIPIERAQRIVNELKNTGRVDRSFATGLTVQALTQKLSGYLELPFSTGVMIVEVESGSTSDIAGLEAGDVIVRVNNMRVSKSSDIRKVIEENDLRSGDKLNLKVYRNGRYGTKSLRLGKVQ is encoded by the coding sequence ATGAATTGGATTAAAACTACTTTTATTATTCTGGTCGCCATTTCTGCCTTGCCTGCGGATGGTGATATTCACAGTTCTCGGCAAACTGCTATTGTCAGGGCAATTGAAAAAGTCAGCCCGTCTGTTGCGAGCGTTAACGTGACACAGTTACGAAATGTAAGAGGGCGCGTGTTTAATGATCCTTTTTTCGATTATTTTTTCCCGGAAAAAATATATCGGAGCCAGCAACGAGTGAAAGGATCTGGCACGGGAGTTTTAATTAGCCCTGATGGATACATTGTAACCAATTTTCATGTGATAGAAAATGCGACTGAGATTATTATTAAACTTACCGGCGGAAAAGAATATGAGGCAGAAATAATTGGGACAGACCGCGTTACGGACCTTACCCTTTTGAAAATTGAAGGAAATTCGTTTCCCTATGCGGAATTGGGAAATTCTGACGATTTAATGATTGGCGAATGGGTGGTTGCACTTGGAAATCCGTTTGGACTGTTTGATGTGAACCAGCAACCAACTGCTACAGCGGGTATTATCAGTGCGATAGATATGGATTTTGGGCAAGTGGAATCCGGTAGAATTTATCAAGACATGATTCAAACTGATGCAGCTATTAATCCGGGAAATAGTGGAGGACCTCTTGTTAATGTGAATGGTGATGTAATTGGTATAAATTCATTTATATATACAGGTTCATCGATTTCGGAAGGGTCAGTTGGGATTGGTTTTGCCATTCCAATTGAGCGCGCCCAACGAATTGTAAATGAGTTGAAAAACACGGGTCGCGTTGATCGAAGTTTTGCCACTGGTCTAACGGTGCAGGCATTAACACAAAAACTTAGCGGATATCTTGAACTACCCTTTAGTACGGGTGTGATGATTGTAGAAGTAGAATCCGGAAGTACATCGGATATTGCTGGATTGGAAGCGGGAGATGTTATTGTACGCGTTAACAATATGCGTGTATCAAAATCATCTGATATTCGCAAGGTAATCGAGGAAAACGATCTTCGTTCTGGGGATAAACTGAATCTGAAAGTGTACAGGAATGGTCGGTATGGAACTAAATCTTTGCGCTTAGGAAAGGTGCAGTAA
- the truA gene encoding tRNA pseudouridine(38-40) synthase TruA, with protein MPRYKIEIQYLGSAFSGWQKQCEAHTVQAEIESALTILNKGNRIPVTGAGRTDSGVHALGQVAHFDFDTIMTSCDLKDAINGNMCDTVQVRTCGVARPEFHARYSATNRHYVYSCRTDDQILDSAIVWKTGPLNLSTLNTVASEIVGEHDFTSFAKQNPETENYLCTVSHSLWLEKNGIVNYEVTANRFLHHMVRYLVGTMVEISRNNYPMNDFIKLLKHPKENVHIFKAPPQGLRLEKVIYNELD; from the coding sequence TTGCCTCGATATAAAATAGAAATACAGTATCTTGGTTCTGCATTTTCGGGTTGGCAGAAGCAATGCGAAGCACACACCGTGCAAGCAGAAATTGAATCAGCGTTGACCATTTTGAATAAAGGGAATCGCATTCCGGTTACTGGCGCGGGGCGGACAGATTCCGGTGTGCATGCTTTAGGGCAGGTTGCTCACTTTGATTTTGATACAATCATGACGTCTTGCGACTTAAAGGATGCGATAAACGGCAATATGTGCGATACAGTCCAGGTAAGAACCTGTGGTGTGGCACGTCCGGAATTTCATGCGAGATACTCCGCTACAAATCGACATTATGTGTATTCTTGTAGAACTGACGATCAAATATTAGATAGTGCCATTGTTTGGAAAACCGGTCCGCTTAATTTGTCCACGTTAAATACTGTTGCATCAGAAATTGTAGGAGAACATGATTTTACGTCATTTGCAAAACAAAATCCTGAGACAGAAAACTATCTTTGCACCGTGAGTCATTCCTTGTGGTTGGAAAAGAATGGAATTGTAAATTACGAGGTTACTGCCAATCGGTTTTTACACCATATGGTTCGGTATCTTGTTGGAACCATGGTGGAAATATCGAGAAATAATTATCCAATGAATGATTTTATAAAGTTGCTAAAGCATCCAAAAGAAAATGTCCACATTTTCAAAGCACCTCCTCAGGGATTGCGATTAGAGAAAGTGATTTATAATGAATTGGATTAA
- a CDS encoding phosphatidylserine decarboxylase family protein, which yields MFAPEGKRVLVPLFILTIITGMIGYALNISTLKICFSIIGFLFLFSLYFFRDPHRSFPKDEKNIYSPADGKVVQIIDVNDPDVGEDVVQVSIFLSVFNVHVNRVPVDGTIKSMEFFKGKFLAAFNHKASKDNQRTEIVMETKNGNLRIRQITGAVARRIFCYADPGSTMHQGDRLGYIMFGSRTDIIFPKTVSLNVEVGTVVKGGMSVIGRYESNAG from the coding sequence ATGTTCGCTCCAGAAGGTAAACGCGTCCTTGTTCCTCTTTTCATTTTGACAATTATAACCGGAATGATTGGCTATGCCTTGAATATTTCGACACTTAAAATTTGTTTCTCAATCATCGGATTTTTATTTCTGTTTTCTCTTTACTTTTTTCGTGACCCTCACCGTTCATTTCCAAAAGATGAAAAAAACATATATTCTCCCGCCGACGGAAAAGTAGTTCAAATTATTGATGTCAATGACCCAGATGTTGGCGAAGATGTGGTTCAAGTGTCCATTTTCTTAAGCGTATTTAATGTTCATGTTAATAGGGTTCCTGTCGATGGCACGATCAAATCTATGGAATTTTTCAAAGGAAAATTTTTAGCGGCATTCAATCATAAAGCATCCAAAGATAATCAGCGAACTGAAATAGTCATGGAAACAAAAAATGGAAATTTAAGAATTCGTCAGATTACCGGCGCAGTCGCCAGGAGAATATTCTGTTATGCTGATCCAGGTTCTACTATGCACCAAGGTGACCGCCTCGGTTATATCATGTTTGGTTCCCGTACAGATATTATATTCCCCAAAACAGTTTCGCTCAATGTTGAGGTTGGTACCGTTGTAAAAGGTGGCATGAGTGTGATTGGAAGATATGAATCAAATGCAGGTTGA
- the pssA gene encoding CDP-diacylglycerol--serine O-phosphatidyltransferase: MNQMQVEKKKRVGKHVIPNVATVFNMFLGFLALGYLVRDEPVLASWLILVSIFFDSIDGKLARLLGISSRFGTEFDSLADTVSFCVVPSVMVYLVYGNGLPPVLRGMICFIPLLFGTIRLARFNVLQTEKPVPYFTGLTTPLNALLIVSFMLFNHQIWGDAGDPRIALVMISLLGFLMVSPVRFSKFPLLSFRQGKKNTLRLVALIAVIISMVLWRGIILFPVFSLYIIWSIFKWMLDNNRFEEDGPMVESEQGVMSHD, from the coding sequence ATGAATCAAATGCAGGTTGAAAAGAAAAAACGGGTCGGAAAACACGTTATTCCCAATGTGGCAACGGTGTTTAATATGTTTTTAGGATTTCTCGCATTGGGATATCTAGTGCGCGATGAACCGGTGCTCGCATCTTGGCTCATTCTGGTATCAATATTTTTTGATTCTATTGACGGGAAACTCGCCAGGCTTTTGGGTATTAGTAGCCGTTTTGGCACCGAGTTTGATTCTTTGGCAGATACCGTTTCATTTTGCGTGGTTCCCTCGGTGATGGTGTACCTTGTTTACGGGAATGGATTGCCACCTGTATTGCGGGGAATGATTTGCTTTATTCCGCTTTTATTTGGAACCATCAGATTGGCGCGCTTTAATGTATTGCAGACTGAAAAACCCGTGCCGTATTTCACAGGTTTAACAACACCCTTGAATGCGTTACTCATCGTGAGCTTTATGCTCTTCAATCATCAAATTTGGGGCGATGCAGGGGATCCTAGAATTGCGCTTGTAATGATATCTTTGCTCGGTTTCTTGATGGTCAGTCCCGTTCGGTTTTCAAAATTCCCGTTATTATCTTTCCGGCAGGGGAAGAAAAACACTCTTCGTCTTGTGGCGCTCATTGCAGTCATAATTTCTATGGTTCTATGGCGTGGTATTATTCTTTTTCCGGTTTTTTCTCTTTATATCATTTGGAGTATTTTTAAATGGATGTTAGACAATAACCGCTTTGAAGAAGATGGTCCGATGGTAGAATCTGAACAAGGAGTCATGAGTCATGACTAA
- a CDS encoding DUF4321 domain-containing protein gives MTKRSIGFVSLVLFVGIILGTVGGELLAWGLPAGVVKDFFLTSVEFNLAGLVGNDTGVITLDLKVFSVSFGLVLKLNITSILGLAISYYFLRFFR, from the coding sequence ATGACTAAACGATCTATAGGATTTGTTAGTCTTGTTTTGTTTGTCGGAATAATCCTTGGTACGGTGGGAGGCGAATTGCTTGCATGGGGACTTCCTGCAGGAGTTGTAAAAGATTTCTTTCTTACAAGTGTAGAGTTTAATCTGGCTGGTTTGGTGGGAAACGACACCGGTGTCATCACGCTTGATCTCAAAGTTTTTTCCGTGTCGTTTGGTTTAGTTTTAAAATTGAACATCACTTCTATTCTCGGTCTGGCTATTTCATATTATTTCCTTAGATTTTTCAGGTAA